A region from the Mya arenaria isolate MELC-2E11 chromosome 2, ASM2691426v1 genome encodes:
- the LOC128246606 gene encoding uncharacterized protein LOC128246606, with protein MMEDKYYKTGKVYVAVFVNKRKLRENESIKVPIEHSDMEDVDLNIIRNLCKTKFGVDIEDEIFRDNDKDKIVKILTEFSETKAQDFNCFLFFFLGVIDVSQESTSSLPFKFDDGSLPIDEIYNSVKKSSHMAGKPKVFVFQAGDTRLLPKTFTTKALPDGGREAEPKTKKIPTDADMLIITSTIPQLLANTQHEKFLTYTGFAQENTTSVQPSDAVRGSFLIQAFVDSVLDESNRDVDILTLTAKINGKIEDLIEDVKKDERFAEKIYQQTLEKLELPLTTSTLTKLVVFKK; from the coding sequence ATGATGGAAGACAAATACTATAAAACAGGAAAAGTGTACGTTGCAGTGTTTGTGAACAAAAGGAAACTACGCGAAAATGAGAGTATAAAAGTGCCAATCGAACACAGTGACATGGAAGATGTTGATCTCAACATTATCAGAAATCTTTGCAAAACGAAATTTGGTgttgatattgaagatgaaatATTTAGGGACAATGATAAggataaaattgtaaaaatccTGACGGAATTCTCCGAGACAAAGGCACAGGACTTTAAttgtttccttttctttttccTTGGTGTCATAGATGTCTCCCAGGAATCCACTTCCTCCCTACCCTTTAAATTTGATGACGGTTCATTGCCAATAGATGAAATCTACAACTCTGTCAAAAAGTCTTCACATATGGCTGGGAAACCCAAGGTGTTTGTTTTCCAAGCTGGGGACACCCGTCTTCTACCCAAAACATTCACAACTAAGGCATTACCAGATGGTGGAAGAGAAGCCGAGCCAAAGACAAAAAAGATACCAACTGACGCCGACATGTTGATCATTACAAGCACTATTCCACAACTTCTGGCAAACACACAGCATGAGAAATTTCTGACATACACCGGATTTGCCCAAGAAAACACAACTAGCGTGCAACCAAGTGATGCAGTGAGGGGTTCATTTTTAATCCAGGCTTTTGTGGATTCCGTTCTGGATGAAAGCAATAGAGATGTTGATATTCTTACCCTGACCGCAAAGATAAATGGTAAAATAGAAGATTTGATTGAAGATGTCAAGAAAGACGAAAGATttgctgaaaaaatatatcaacaaactTTAGAAAAACTTGAGCTGCCGCTCACGACGTCAACGTTAACAAAGCTCGTTGTGTTTAAAAAGTAG
- the LOC128214497 gene encoding uncharacterized protein LOC128214497, whose amino-acid sequence MANTCYNTAKLYVAVFLNKKPNEKVNIKVSIEHNDEEDIDVNKIRKLCKNLLCDDIEPDIFANNTKDEVNKKLKNISETKAKEFDCFMLFFLGQIDHSKETADQSLKFQFWDGSLPIDEIHNCVKKSSYMAGKPKMFVFQADDTRLLPTSYMTKAKPFEEEESEQKTKKVPTDADMLIIISTIPQLLANTQNERFLQYTGFSQEKTKGVQPSDLRGSFLIETFVETLLDKSNINVDILTLTTKINGKIEDLSEDVRSDERFDDEINQQILDKLELPLTTSTLTKLVVFKK is encoded by the coding sequence ATGGCAAACACGTGCTATAACACAGCAAAACTTTACGTTGCAGTGTTCTTGAACAAGAAACCAAATGAAAAGGTTAATATAAAAGTATCAATCGAACATAATGACGAGGAAGATATTGATGTCAACAAAATTAGAAAACTTTGCAAAAATTTACTTTGTGATGACATCGAGCCAGATATTTTTGCAAACAACACAAAGGATGAAGTTAATAAAAAGTTAAAGAATATTTCCGAGACAAAAGCGAAGGAGTTTGATTGTTTTATGCTATTTTTCCTTGGGCAAATAGATCATTCAAAGGAAACCGCCGACCAATCccttaaatttcaattttgggATGGATCCCTGCCAATAGATGAAATCCACAACTGTGTCAAAAAGTCTTCATATATGGCTGGAAAAccaaaaatgtttgtattcCAAGCTGATGATACCCGTCTTCTACCGACTTCTTACATGACTAAGGCAAAACCATTTGAAGAAGAAGAATCCGAGCAAAAGACAAAGAAAGTACCTACTGACGCCGATATGTTGATCATCATTAGCACTATTCCACAACTTCTGGCAAACACACAGAATGAAAGGTTTCTGCAATATACAGGATTTTCCCAAGAGAAAACAAAGGGCGTGCAACCAAGTGATTTGAGAGGCTCATTTTTAATTGAGACTTTTGTGGAAACATTGTTGGACAAAAGCaacataaatgttgatattctTACCCTGACTACAAAGATAAATGGTAAAATAGAAGATTTAAGTGAAGATGTCAGGAGTGACGAAAGATTTGATgatgaaataaatcaacaaattttagACAAACTTGAGCTGCCGCTCACGACGTCAACATTAACGAAACTCGTTGTGTTTAAAAAGTAG
- the LOC128246621 gene encoding neuroendocrine convertase 2-like — protein MKQSNMTVLCITVLVLLYFQGVCYGYYSTNGGNVSLSDVTNRFFVHLRPDDLDLVQDELKTHSLTYHSKVVDNLHIFENKSNTIYRATYLELDRLKANIKGKIRQIEQCRRLLVENDKGNNTAKKDTRMKSLAPKFRMAQNIANPNAMDEAHSLLVCPPYWDNQEGIDEVWNSSVTGHGVLIAVTDIGMDVHHPELHPNIEMSLRWNIVNNNTDVSPEHFPNYYESFVTTNHGNDCGSVIAGVRGNNLCSAGVAPDAKLVPLKFGKVVEFMWDRPVVFDDSLSKALAYRHDRIDIYSNSWDFGRSFRPLDIGSASAIKEGIKKGRNGKGSIYVFPAGRRGNGFANSIYTIAVNNIGARGKVPKTAYANSATLVSSFGKGRTRTSKNMITAFNERRRQCWNKFGGSSATTAKLAGICALILDAGKRHDKILSGRDVQHILVQAATREGLIETEHFRKNGAGLYYHDVFGFGYVDVQKAVKLVSKWSETKTMLSHQVVPKRTSVDSQREVFVGLFPNNSNVKITQVEYVTVEMPPHILRGKIFARLTSPSGTSIILANETEPISEIGEREYIQFATPMFWGENDAGEWTLELEGRTNTDRNEHKHLHLTVFGTGERNSDNKEAHERKRDEFNKTLNNEHFNDTGEPISKKDFIIEFLTPVAYITGPVYVLFGFYVCFKYKRFRKHLWKLLSLVICQIAVVLLFVLIILVC, from the exons ATGAAGCAAAGCAATATGACAGTTCTTTGTATTACTGTGttggttttattatattttcaaggaGTATGTTATGGTTATTATAGTACAAATGGTGGGaatgtttctttaagtgatgtTACGAACcgattttttgttcatttgcGTCCAGACGACTTGGACCTTGTTCAAGATGAGCTTAAAACTCATTCTCTTACATACCATAGCaag GTCGTCGATAACTTGCacattttcgaaaataaaagtaatacCATTTATAGAGCAACTTACTTGGAGCTGGACAGACTTAAAGCCAACATTAAAGGGAAA ATTAGACAAATTGAGCAGTGTCGAAGGTTACTAGTAGAAAATGACAAAGGAAATAATACCGCTAAGAAAGATACTAGGATGAAAAGCTTGGCACCCAAATTCAGAATGGCTCAGAACATCGCGAATCCGAACGCTATGGATGAGGCCCAT aGTTTGTTGGTATGTCCACCGTATTGGGATAATCAGGAAGGGATAGATGAGGTATGGAATTCCTCTGTGACAGGACACGGCGTGTTGATTGCTGTCACGGATATTGGTATGGATGTTCATCATCCGGAGCTCCACCCGAACATA GAGATGTCTTTGCGGTGGAACATTGTCAACAACAACACTGATGTCTCTCCAGAACATTTCCCTAACTACTACGAATCTTTCGTAACAACCAA TCATGGGAACGACTGTGGTTCGGTTATTGCTGGTGTGAGAGGAAACAATCTTTGCAGTGCTGGTGTTGCTCCGGACGCAAAACTTGTCC CTTTGAAATTTGGCAAAGTGGTGGAGTTTATGTGGGATAGACCAGTTGTTTTTGATGATAGTCTGTCGAAAGCCTTGGCGTATAGACACGACCGAATCGATATATATTCCAACAGCTGGGACTTCGGCAGATCTTTCAGACCGCTGGATATTGGTTCGGCATCGGCGATTAAAGAAGGTATCAAAAAG GGCCGAAATGGAAAAGGTAGTATTTATGTGTTCCCTGCTGGTCGACGGGGCAACGGCTTTGCTAACAGCATCTACACAATTGCAGTCAACAACATCGGGGCACGAGGAAAGGTACCGAAAACCGCGTATGCAAATTCCGCCACGCTTGTTTCATCCTTCGGGAAAGGGCGAACGAGAACGTCTAAAAACATG ATAACTGCTTTCAATGAAAGAAGACGGCAATGCTGGAATAAGTTTGGTGGTTCCTCCGCTACTACAGCGAAACTTGCAGGAATATGTGCGCTCATTTTAGATGCTGG GAAAAGGCATGACAAAATCTTATCCGGGAGAGATGTACAACACATCCTTGTACAAGCAGCTACCCGTGAAGGTCTTATTGAAACAGAACATTTTAGGAAAAATGGCGCTGGTCTGTATT ATCATGATGTGTTTGGATTTGGATATGTCGATGTACAGAAAGCTGTTAAACTAGTTTCAAAATGGTCTGAAACGAAAACAATGCTTTCACATCAAGTCGTTCCAAAAAG AACAAGCGTTGATAGCCAAAGAGAAGTGTTTGTTGGACTTTTTCCAAATAACAGCAACGTCAAAATAACCCAAGTCGAATATGTCACCGTTGAAATGCCACCACATATCTTGCGAGGAAAGATATTTGCCAGGTTAACTTCACCAAGCGGTACAAGCATTATTCTAGCAAACGAGACAGAACCGATCAGTGAAATAGGTGAGCGTGAATACATCCAGTTTGCAACGCCGATGTTTTGGGGTGAAAACGATGCTGGAGAATGGACTTTAGAACTTGAAGGAAGAACTAACACAG ATCGAAACGAACACAAGCACTTGCATCTGACTGTTTTTGGAACAGGTGAAAGGAACTCAGACAATAAGGAAGCCCATGAAAGAAAACGTGATGAATTCAACAAAACTTTGAATAACGAGCACTTTAACGATACAGGTGAACCCATCTCGAAGAAAGATTTCATCATAGAATTTTTAACTCCTGTGGCTTATATAACGGGGccagtttatgttttgtttggtttCTATGTTTGCTTTAAATACAAACGTTTTAGAAAACACCTTTGGAAATTGTTGTCCTTAGTGATATGTCAAATTGCAGTTGTTTTgctatttgttttgataatactCGTTTGCTGA